The sequence below is a genomic window from Citricoccus muralis.
GATTTCGTCGCGTACTTGCGGCACGAACAGCATCGATCGGAACAGACTGTTCGTGCCTATCGGAGTGACGTCCGCGGCCTGTTGCTGGATATTGCTACCCCTGATCTGGCAACCAAGAACGAAGCTCCTGAGCCACAGCTTGGTTCGCTGACACTTCAGGACCTGCGTGCATGGCTGGCCGAGTTGAATCGACGAGGAGTCTCACGTGCCACCGTGGCACGGAAGACTGCCAGTGTACGCGGATTCCTGCGCTGGGCGCGTCGAGAAGGGCTCATTGACACGGATCCATCCGCCAAACTGATGACGCCCCGGAAAGAAAGTCGCTTGCCTCCGACACTGACGACCGCTCAGACGACTCGCATACTTGATGCCACCGCCGCACGGGCTACGTCTGTTCCGCAGGAGGGGCAGGACGAGGGGGAGGACCAGATACGGGCCGCACTTGCCCTGCGCGATTTGGCCATGCTTGAACTGCTTTACGCCTCGGGCATCCGTGTCGGTGAACTTGTCGGAATGAATCTCTCGAGTGTTGACTCAGTCGATGGCAAGGTTACGGTCATCGGTAAAGGCGACAAAGAACGTGTGGTGCCCATCAACCGGCCGGCAGTGAATGCCGTGACCTCGTGGACGGAACGCGGCCGCCCGCTACTGGTCCGTGCCGAACATACTCCGCCGGATGCGCTGTTCTTAGGAAAACGAGGCGGACGCATCGGTGTTCGTCAGGTGCGGGACGTCGTCAATGATGTCTTGGCGGAGCTCGGAGATACCTCGGCCCGGGGGCCGCACGTTTTCCGCCATACCGCGGCCACCCATCTACTCGACGGCGGGGCGGATCTGCGTTCGGTGCAGGAAATTCTAGGACATTCCTCGCTGCAGACCACACAGCTCTATACCCATGTGTCGATCGAGCGTTTACGACGCGGGTATACCCAAGCGCATCCACGAGCCTGAAGCACGGAGGACCTGAATCGAACACGGACACCGGCAGGTGCGTGCCTCGTGGTGCGTTGCTGCCAGCTATCGTGCATAATGGTGATGAACGTAAGACCTCCTGATCAATGCGGGGATGTTGGGGAAGACATACCGCGCAGTTGAGGGAGGATCATATGTCTGACGCAATGGCTCGTGGAATCCTATACATCCACTCAGCCCCTGCAGCGCTGTGCCCACATATCGAGTGGGCGGTCAGCGCTGTTCTTGGTGCCCAGGACCAGTTGGAGTGGTCGCTCCAGCCGGCGGCCCCGGGTACGTATCGTGCCGAAATCCACTGGATTGCCGCGCCCGGCAGTGGTGCGCAGCTCGCGTCCTCGTTGCGCGGCTGGGCCCACCTTCGGTACGAGATCACCGAAGAAGCTAGCGCAGGCTGCGATGGCTCCCGGTGGTCACACACCCCCGAGCTCGGCATCTTCCAGGCCACCACGGACGTTGGCGGCAACATCATGGTGTCTGAAGACCGCATTCGCTTTGCCTATGAGCAGGGTGCCGGCGATCCTTCCGCCATCTTCCATGAACTGAGCTTGGCATTGGGAGAAGCATGGGACGACGAACTAGAACCCTTCCGCCAGGCTGCCGACGGCGCCCCCGTGCGCTGGTTGCACCAGGTCGGCTAGTCGTCTAGATTTCGCGTCTCCCTCAACGACAGCGACCTCGGCACACCCGATAGACAGAGGCGGGGCGGATCAGGAAACACAACCTGATCCGCCCCGCCTCTGTATGCGAAATCGAGAGTCAGACGCTCCGGAACACGGCCACCGAGTTGTGACCGCCAAATCCGAATGAATTGCTGATGGCGACCTTCTGTCCCTCGGGAAGTGCGCGCGGGGTACCCGTGACGACGTCCAGCGGGATCTCCGGGTCCTGGTGGTCGAGGTTGATGGTCAACGGAGCCTTGCCTTCGTGCAGAGCCAGCACGGTGAGGATCGACTCGATGGCACCGGATGCCCCCAGGAGGTGACCGGTCTGCGACTTGGTGGCCGAGACGGCGATGTTGTCCACGTGATCGCCGAAGACGCTCTTCATTGCCACGTACTCCGGACGGTCACCGACCGGGGTAGAGGTGGCGTGAGCGTTCACATGGACTACGTCGGTGGGTTCAGCACCGGCGACGCTCAGCGCCTGACGCAGAGCCCGGGCGGCGCCTAGACCCTCGTCATCGGGCGCGGTGATATGGAAAGAATCGGAAGTAACTGCGGTACCGGCGAGCTCACCGTAGATCCGGGCGCCGCGGGCCCGAGCGTGTTCCTCGGACTCGATGATCAACGCGCCGGCGCCCTCGCCGAGCACGAAACCGTCGCGGTCTTTGTCGTAGGGGCGCGATGCTGCTTGAGGGTCGTCGTTACGCTTGGACAGCGCCTGCATGGCGGCAAAGGCAGCGATCGGCAGCGGGTGGATGGCCGCTTCCGTGCCGCCGGAGATCACCACATCGGCTTCACCGTTTTCGATGAGGCGACGGGCCATATCCAGAGCTTCGGTGCCGGAGGCGCATGCAGAGACAGGAGTGCGTGCTCCACCGCGGGCACCGAGATCCAGCGAGATAGCTGCAGCAGGCCCGTTAGGCATGAGCATAGGCACGGTCATGGGGAGCACACGACGAGGCCCCTTGTTACGGAGGGTGTCCCAGCCATCGAGCAGCGTCCACACGCCACCGATGCCGGTGCCGAACGAGACCGTCAGTCGTTCTGCTTCCACGGCGTCTTCGCTGAGGCCGGCGTCGGCCCAGGCCTCACGAGCGGCAATCACGCCGTACTGGGTGGTGGGGTCCATGCGCTTGAGCTCAACCCGAGAGAGTTTCTCGCCGGGGGCTTCCGCGAGCTGCGCGGCGAATCGGACGGGAAGCTCGTACTCGGCCACCCATTCCTGCTCTAACGGACGGGCACCCGAAACGCCCTGGAGCGCGTTTTGCCAGAAGGTGGGGACGTCAGCGCCGATCGGGGTGGTGGCGCCGAGACCGGTAATGACGGCTTTGCGAGTCATGCAGATCTGCCTTCAATCCTGCGTGGTGCTCCGGATCAGAGCGGGAGCGGTGGTCAAGGTGGAACGAATCAGGCCCCGTGGTGCCGCGTACGGGTGACGCAGGCGGCACCACGATGGGATCGATTCACCGTCGCCCGAAGGCGAGGGAGGCCGTATCAGGCCTGTGCGTTGGAGATGTAGTCGACGGCGTCGCCCACGGTCTTGAGGTTCTTGACTTCCTCATCCGGGATCTTAACGTCGAAGCGCTCTTCGGCGTTGACGACGATGGTCATCATCGAGATCGAGTCGATGTCCAGGTCCTCGGTGAAGGACTTCTCGGTCTGGATCTCAGCGGTCTCCAGTCCGGTCTCTTCATTGACGATCTCGGCCAGGCCGGAGAGGATTTCTTCCTTGCTTGCCATGTGTGGCTCCTTCGATGGTGTCGATATGGGGTGTTCGGGAGGTTTCCCGGGTCTGTTGCAGAGGCCGGCTCAAGGGAGCCGTACCACCTGGGCGCCGTAGACCAGCCCGGCGCCAAAACCAATCTGCAGTGCCAGGGTGCCGGAGAGTTCCGGGTGCTCTTCGAGCAACCGGTGCATGGCCAGCGGGATGGATGCTGCAGAAGTATTGCCCGCATCGGCAATGTCTCGAGCGATCACGACGTTTTCGGGCAGCTTCAGCTGCTTGGAAAATTCGTCGATGATGCGCATGTTTGCCTGATGCGGGATGAACGCGCTGAGGTCCTCGGAAGTGACCCCGGCGGCGTCGAGAGCTTGCTGTGCGACTTTGGCCATGGACCAGACGGCCCAGCGGAAGACGCTTGGGCCATCCTGACGCAGGGTGGGCCACAGCTTGTTTTCGGGGTCCACTAGAGCGGAAGTGTCACCGGAGGTGCGTGCCTGTTCCAGGGCATCGCGCATATCCAGCTGGGAACGCGTCATGGAGATGGTGTCCCAGCGTTCACCCTCCGAACCCCAGACCGAGCGGCCGATACCGGGCTCATCGGCGGGGCCCACGACGACGGCGCCGGCGCCGTCACCCAGTAAGAACGAGATGCTGCGATCGGTGGGGTCGACCACGTCGGAGAGCTTCTCGGCGCCGATCACCAGCACGTAACGGGCCACACCGGAACGCACCAGGGCATCGGCCTGGGCCACGCCGTAGCAATAGCCGGCGCAGGCGGCGGAGATGTCGTATGCCGGAGCGGGGGAGGCGCCCAATAGGTGGGCGACCTTAGCTGCCGCGGAGGGGGTGGCGAACGGAAACGTCACGGTGGAGACGAGCACCGCGCCGAGGTCGGAAGCGCTCAGGCCGGCGCGTTCCAACGCCTGTCGACCGGCCGTCACCGCGAGATCGATCAGGGACGTGTCGGTGTCGGCGCGCTGACGGGTGACGATCCCGGTGCGCTGGCGGATCCACTCATCGGAAGAATCGATGGCAGCGACGAGCTCATCGTTGGGGACCAGCCGGTCTGGGCGCCCGGCGCCGACGCTGATGATGCGGCTCCCTGCGACGGGTTCCGACTGGTTCAACGTGACTGTGCTCAATGTGTGTCCTCTAATCGATGGTGCGGTGATGTGGGCGCCGGTGGCGTCAGCTGGTGTGCTCGGCGATGAACTCGCGGGCAGTGCCGAGATCTTCGGGTGAAGTGATGGCCACGGAAGGAACCCCGCGCATTGCCCGCTTGGCGAGTCCCTTCAGGGTGCCTCCAGGCAGCAGCTCCAGAATGCCGGTGACGTTGGCCTCGGTGAGTGATTGCATGCAGAGATCCCAACGCACCGGGGAAGTCACCTGCGAAACCAGCCGCTCGAGGGCATCGGTGCCATCGGTAACGATGGCCCCATCACGGTTGGACAATAAGGTCACGTGGGGGTTTTGGGGCTGCAGAGCCGAAGCCGTGGTCCGTAGCGCATCTACCGCAGGGGCCATGTAGTCGGTGTGGAAGGCACCTGCCACCTTAAGCAGGATGACGCGGGCCTTGGCGGGCGGATCTGCAGCGAGTTCGTTGAGGCGTTCGAGGGAGCCTGCAGCCACCACCTGGCCGCCTCCGTTGATGTTGGCGGGGGTGAGCCCCAAGGAGTCGAGCTTCGCTTGTACTTCGTCAGCGTCGCCACCGAGCACGGCTGCCATGCCGGTTTCGGCTGCTGCAGCGGCGGAGGCCATCCCGGTGGCTCGGACCCGGACGAAGTCCAGGGCGGCGGCGGGGCTGAGCACCCCGGCCAGGGCGGTAGCTGTGATTTCGCCGACAGAGTGGCCGGCGGTGATCCAGCGAGCCGGGTCCAGTTGGTCTAGATTCAGGGCCTGGGCGGAGAGCAAACCGGCCGCCACGATCAGGGGCTGCGCAACGGCGGTGTCCTTGATGGTGTCTGCGTCGGATTCGGTGCCGTGGGTGACCAGATCGATGCCGGTGGCGTCGGACCACGCCGTCAGGCTGTCCGCTGCGCCCTCGAGGTCTAACCACGGGGCGAGCATTCCTGGGGTCTGAGATCCCTGTCCCGGGCACACAATCGCAAGCATGCTTCTTACTCTCCCAAAATCCGGCGTCGCTGTTCGTCAGGCGGAGACACCAACCTGCGCACTCTAGATTGTAGGGTTTCTACAAACGTGGTGCAGCGCCGAAAGGTCACGCGCTGACAACAATGTCCTGTATTCGGCATGTTTATGCCGAAGCATCGTCCTCCTGCAGTCTACCGACTGTCAGCGCGATTTGTAGGACATAGGCATCACGAGGCGCGAGCGGATCCCAGCCGGTGAGCTCCGCAACCCGACGCAACCGATAGCGGACCGTGTTGGCGTGGATGAACATCTCCCGGGCCGTGCCTTCCAGCGAATGGCCCAGATCGCAATAGGTGTCGACGGTCTCCAAGAGCGAGTTTCCGGCATCGAGCAGCGGCTGGTACACGCCGGTGCACAGCGCCTGCACGGCGGTGGGATCTCCGCGCAGCGCACGTTCGGGCAGCAAATCCGAGGCAGGCACGGGCCGTGGCGTGCGCGGCCAGGCGGGGGCGGCAGCAAGGCCAGCCAGGGTTTCCTTGGCGGAGGAGTGGGCATCGACCAGGTCAGGAACCACGGAGCCATAGACTACGGGACCGGGCGCGAAGCAGCGGATGAAACGTTCGGCGGTCTCGGCTGCATCGGTCACGGAACCGACGACGAGCACGAGCCGTTCGGAGTGCACACCGATGAGCACTTGGTAGCGGCCGCGGGTGGCCACGCGCCGGATGGACGCGAGCAGGGTGGGCTGGTCCTCATCTGGGGTGGGACCGGCGATGACGAGGTGTCCCCAGGTATTCTTCCATCCGACGGCGGCGGCTCGGGAACGAATCTCGTCGGGGTCCTCACCGCGTAGGACGGTGTCCAGCAACAGGGCTTCCAACCGAGAGTCCCACGCGCCGCGGGTTTCTGCGGCACGGGCGTAAACTTCGGCCAGCGCGAAGGCGATCTCGCGGGAGTAGAACAGGACTGCCTCGCGCACGGTGCCGCGATCGCGTTCATGGACCAGCGCGGGGGCTTGGGTTTCCACGACGTCGAGCACGGTGCGCATCAACTGCAGGGCTCGGTGCAGTGAGACGTAACGAGACAGCTCGGAAGGTGCCTCACCGAAGACCCGGGAGAGCACCATGTTCATGTTGATGGGCGTGGGGTTCGCCAGCCATTCCACGAAGGATTGCAATCCCTGTTGTGCGATGTCGCTGAGTGCGGACCGCTGATCGGCGGGCAGGGAACGGTACCAGGGCAGCGTGCCATCGAGTCGCTGCATGGTGGCGGTCTTCAGCGAGCCCAAATTCGCCGTTAGTCTGCTCAGCGCCTCCGGTGACAGAGGGCGCGGGGCGGCTGGCGAACGTGACTCGGGCATGTGTTGAGCATAAAGCAGAGGCCGGGGTGCGCACTGCGCACCCCGGCCCTGTGTCGCTGAAGGATCAGGCGTCTCCGCCAGCGGTTCCGGAGGTTCCCGCGTTGACGTCGTCGATGCGGTACTGCTGGAACGCCTTGGCGGCGGTTCCGGCCTCGATGGTGCCTTCATCCTCGAGCAGCTGCAGCGCACGAACCACCACGGAGTGGGAGTCGATGCCGAAGTACCGGCGTGCTGCAGCGCGCGTGTCGGAGAAGCCGAACTCGTCGGCACCCAGGGTGGCGAACCGGTTGGGCACGTAGGGACGAATCTGGTCGGGGAGGAGCGTGGCGTAGTCGGTGGTGGCCACGATCGGGCCCTCGGCGTCGGCCAACTGGCGGGTCACGAACGGAACCCGCTTCTCACGGTCCGGGTGCATGAAGGCCTCGCGCTCAGCGGCTACGGCTTCACGGCGGAGCTCGTTCCAGCTCGTGGCCGACCAGACGTCAGCGGAGACGTTCCAGTCCTCGGCGAGGATCTCGGCGGCCTCGATGACCCACGGAAGAGAGACGCCGGACCCCATGAGCTGGACCTTGGGGCCTTCCTGATCGGAGGCGGAGTACCGGTACAGGCCGTTGAGAAGTCCGTCGACGTCGAGGTTCTCCGGCTCATCTGGGTGGATGATGGGCTCGTTGTAAACGGTGAGGTAGTAGAGCACGTCCTTGCCGGAGGTTCCGTCCTCCTGCTTGCCGTACATCTCCTGCAGACCGTGGCGCATGATGTGAGCGATCTCGTAAGAGAAAGCGGGATCGTAGTGCTTCACGGCGGGGTTGGTGCCGGCCAACACGGGCGAGTGGCCGTCCATGTGCTGGGTGCCTTCGCCGGCCAGGGTGGTGCGACCGGCGGTGGCACCGATGACGAAGCCACGGGCCAGCTGGTCGGCGGCGGCCCAGAAGCCGTCACCGGTGCGCTGGAAGCCGAACATCGAGTAGAAGATGTAGACCGGGATCATCATCTCGCCGTGCGTAGCGTAGGACGAGCCGACCGCGGTCAGCGCTGCGGTGGCTCCGGCCTCGTTGATGCCCACGTGGTAGAGCTGACCCTGCGGCGACTCCTTGTAGGAGAGGAACAGGTCGCGGTCCACGGCCAGGTAGTTCTGCCCCTTCGGGTTGTAGATCTTCGCCGTCGGGAAGAACGAGTCCATGCCGAAGGTGCGGGCCTCATCCGGGATGATGGGCACGATGCGCTTGCCGATGTTCTTGTCCCGCATCAGGTCCTTGAGCAACCGGACGAAGGCCATGGTCGTAGCGGCCTGCTGCTTGCCCGAACCCTTGCGCGCCTGCTTGTAGGCGTTCTCGTCCGGCAACGGGAGGTGATCGAAAGTCTCCCGGCGCTCGGGGAGGAATCCGCCGAGCTCGCCGCGGCGCTCCATCATGTACTTGATCTCCGGGGCGTCGGGGCCCGGGTGGTAGTACGGTACGTTGTACGGATCCGCTTCGATCTGCTCATCGGTGATCGGAATACGGTGACGATCGCGGAACACCTTAATGTCCTCGATCGACAGCTTCTTCATCTGGTGGGTAGCGTTCTTACCTTCGAAGGACTTGCCGA
It includes:
- a CDS encoding tyrosine recombinase XerC, coding for MTQPDQSGPLLALRDEEWIEDFVAYLRHEQHRSEQTVRAYRSDVRGLLLDIATPDLATKNEAPEPQLGSLTLQDLRAWLAELNRRGVSRATVARKTASVRGFLRWARREGLIDTDPSAKLMTPRKESRLPPTLTTAQTTRILDATAARATSVPQEGQDEGEDQIRAALALRDLAMLELLYASGIRVGELVGMNLSSVDSVDGKVTVIGKGDKERVVPINRPAVNAVTSWTERGRPLLVRAEHTPPDALFLGKRGGRIGVRQVRDVVNDVLAELGDTSARGPHVFRHTAATHLLDGGADLRSVQEILGHSSLQTTQLYTHVSIERLRRGYTQAHPRA
- a CDS encoding DUF3145 domain-containing protein, with translation MSDAMARGILYIHSAPAALCPHIEWAVSAVLGAQDQLEWSLQPAAPGTYRAEIHWIAAPGSGAQLASSLRGWAHLRYEITEEASAGCDGSRWSHTPELGIFQATTDVGGNIMVSEDRIRFAYEQGAGDPSAIFHELSLALGEAWDDELEPFRQAADGAPVRWLHQVG
- the fabF gene encoding beta-ketoacyl-ACP synthase II; the protein is MTRKAVITGLGATTPIGADVPTFWQNALQGVSGARPLEQEWVAEYELPVRFAAQLAEAPGEKLSRVELKRMDPTTQYGVIAAREAWADAGLSEDAVEAERLTVSFGTGIGGVWTLLDGWDTLRNKGPRRVLPMTVPMLMPNGPAAAISLDLGARGGARTPVSACASGTEALDMARRLIENGEADVVISGGTEAAIHPLPIAAFAAMQALSKRNDDPQAASRPYDKDRDGFVLGEGAGALIIESEEHARARGARIYGELAGTAVTSDSFHITAPDDEGLGAARALRQALSVAGAEPTDVVHVNAHATSTPVGDRPEYVAMKSVFGDHVDNIAVSATKSQTGHLLGASGAIESILTVLALHEGKAPLTINLDHQDPEIPLDVVTGTPRALPEGQKVAISNSFGFGGHNSVAVFRSV
- a CDS encoding acyl carrier protein; this encodes MASKEEILSGLAEIVNEETGLETAEIQTEKSFTEDLDIDSISMMTIVVNAEERFDVKIPDEEVKNLKTVGDAVDYISNAQA
- a CDS encoding beta-ketoacyl-ACP synthase III, which encodes MSTVTLNQSEPVAGSRIISVGAGRPDRLVPNDELVAAIDSSDEWIRQRTGIVTRQRADTDTSLIDLAVTAGRQALERAGLSASDLGAVLVSTVTFPFATPSAAAKVAHLLGASPAPAYDISAACAGYCYGVAQADALVRSGVARYVLVIGAEKLSDVVDPTDRSISFLLGDGAGAVVVGPADEPGIGRSVWGSEGERWDTISMTRSQLDMRDALEQARTSGDTSALVDPENKLWPTLRQDGPSVFRWAVWSMAKVAQQALDAAGVTSEDLSAFIPHQANMRIIDEFSKQLKLPENVVIARDIADAGNTSAASIPLAMHRLLEEHPELSGTLALQIGFGAGLVYGAQVVRLP
- a CDS encoding ACP S-malonyltransferase, whose translation is MLAIVCPGQGSQTPGMLAPWLDLEGAADSLTAWSDATGIDLVTHGTESDADTIKDTAVAQPLIVAAGLLSAQALNLDQLDPARWITAGHSVGEITATALAGVLSPAAALDFVRVRATGMASAAAAAETGMAAVLGGDADEVQAKLDSLGLTPANINGGGQVVAAGSLERLNELAADPPAKARVILLKVAGAFHTDYMAPAVDALRTTASALQPQNPHVTLLSNRDGAIVTDGTDALERLVSQVTSPVRWDLCMQSLTEANVTGILELLPGGTLKGLAKRAMRGVPSVAITSPEDLGTAREFIAEHTS
- a CDS encoding PucR family transcriptional regulator: MPESRSPAAPRPLSPEALSRLTANLGSLKTATMQRLDGTLPWYRSLPADQRSALSDIAQQGLQSFVEWLANPTPINMNMVLSRVFGEAPSELSRYVSLHRALQLMRTVLDVVETQAPALVHERDRGTVREAVLFYSREIAFALAEVYARAAETRGAWDSRLEALLLDTVLRGEDPDEIRSRAAAVGWKNTWGHLVIAGPTPDEDQPTLLASIRRVATRGRYQVLIGVHSERLVLVVGSVTDAAETAERFIRCFAPGPVVYGSVVPDLVDAHSSAKETLAGLAAAPAWPRTPRPVPASDLLPERALRGDPTAVQALCTGVYQPLLDAGNSLLETVDTYCDLGHSLEGTAREMFIHANTVRYRLRRVAELTGWDPLAPRDAYVLQIALTVGRLQEDDASA
- the aceE gene encoding pyruvate dehydrogenase (acetyl-transferring), homodimeric type; translated protein: MSAAEESSQILSGLTNQLPDKDPQETGEWIESFDGLIDARGTERAEYIMRQLLQRAGTKSVAVPMVTTTDYVNTIPADQETEYPGDEELERRYRNYLRWNAAMMVQRAQRDGVGVGGHISSYAGQATLYEVGLNHFFRGQDHPGGGDQIFFQGHSSPGNYARAFLEGRLSEDELDGFRQEKSKGDNGLPSYPHPRMMTDFWQFPTVSMGLGPLNAIHQAQFNRYLHNRGIKDTSDQHVWAFLGDGEMDEPESRGALHIAANDKLDNLTFVINCNLQRLDGPVRGNGKIIQELEAYFRGAGWNVIKVLWGREWDALLDQDNEGELVRIMNETLDGDYQTYKAESGGFVREHFFGRSSVTKEMVSDMSDDDIWGLKRGGHDYKKVYAAYKAATEYKGKPTVILAQTVKGYGLGKSFEGKNATHQMKKLSIEDIKVFRDRHRIPITDEQIEADPYNVPYYHPGPDAPEIKYMMERRGELGGFLPERRETFDHLPLPDENAYKQARKGSGKQQAATTMAFVRLLKDLMRDKNIGKRIVPIIPDEARTFGMDSFFPTAKIYNPKGQNYLAVDRDLFLSYKESPQGQLYHVGINEAGATAALTAVGSSYATHGEMMIPVYIFYSMFGFQRTGDGFWAAADQLARGFVIGATAGRTTLAGEGTQHMDGHSPVLAGTNPAVKHYDPAFSYEIAHIMRHGLQEMYGKQEDGTSGKDVLYYLTVYNEPIIHPDEPENLDVDGLLNGLYRYSASDQEGPKVQLMGSGVSLPWVIEAAEILAEDWNVSADVWSATSWNELRREAVAAEREAFMHPDREKRVPFVTRQLADAEGPIVATTDYATLLPDQIRPYVPNRFATLGADEFGFSDTRAAARRYFGIDSHSVVVRALQLLEDEGTIEAGTAAKAFQQYRIDDVNAGTSGTAGGDA